In one Lachnospiraceae bacterium GAM79 genomic region, the following are encoded:
- the glpK gene encoding glycerol kinase GlpK, translating to MKKYIMALDQGTTSSRAILFGKNGEMAAVSQKEFTQYFPENGWVEQDPKEIWASQMSVMMEARETLGIPVEEIAAIGITNQRETTIVWNKETGEPIYPAIVWQCRRTADRIEALKAEGYDTVIREKTGLIADPYFSATKIEWILDHVEGARKLAEDGKLYFGTVDTWLIYKLTGGKVHATDYTNASRTMLFNIHTLEWDKELLEKFRIPESMLPEVHNSSEIYGYTDERLFGGSIPVAGVAGDQQAALFGQCCFEPGDTKNTYGTGCFLLMNTGDRAVYSEHGLLTTIAIGLNGKVQYALEGSVFVAGAAIKWLRDEMKLIEKAGDTERIALSVKDSNGVYVVPAFTGLGAPYWDAYARGAILGLTRGTTREHIVRATVESLAYETYDVLKAMESDSGISLKQLRVDGGASANNFLMQFQADLLSGEIIRPVVTETTALGAAYLAGLAVGYYDDIEEIKSNWSVERAFTSEIDEEMRRMRLSGWETAVKRVLL from the coding sequence ATGAAGAAATACATTATGGCACTTGATCAGGGTACGACAAGTTCAAGGGCGATTTTATTCGGAAAAAATGGAGAGATGGCGGCTGTATCACAGAAGGAGTTTACACAGTATTTTCCTGAAAATGGTTGGGTAGAGCAGGATCCGAAGGAGATCTGGGCGTCACAGATGAGCGTGATGATGGAAGCCAGAGAGACACTGGGAATTCCTGTTGAGGAGATTGCTGCGATCGGAATTACGAATCAGAGAGAGACAACGATCGTCTGGAATAAAGAAACAGGAGAACCGATATATCCGGCGATCGTGTGGCAGTGCAGAAGAACGGCAGACCGGATCGAGGCATTAAAAGCAGAGGGCTATGATACAGTGATCCGCGAGAAGACAGGTTTGATCGCTGATCCTTATTTTTCAGCTACAAAGATTGAGTGGATTCTCGATCATGTAGAGGGAGCGAGAAAACTTGCAGAGGATGGAAAGTTATATTTTGGAACGGTTGATACATGGCTGATCTATAAGCTGACCGGAGGAAAGGTTCACGCAACAGATTATACAAATGCATCCAGAACGATGCTGTTTAATATCCACACACTGGAATGGGATAAGGAATTACTTGAGAAATTCCGTATACCGGAGAGTATGCTGCCGGAGGTACATAATTCCAGTGAGATCTATGGCTATACAGACGAGCGGTTATTCGGTGGTTCGATTCCGGTTGCAGGCGTTGCCGGAGATCAGCAGGCGGCATTATTCGGACAGTGCTGTTTCGAACCGGGAGATACGAAGAATACCTATGGAACCGGCTGTTTCCTGCTGATGAATACGGGAGACAGGGCTGTTTATTCAGAACATGGGCTGCTTACCACGATAGCGATCGGACTGAACGGCAAAGTACAGTATGCGCTGGAGGGCAGTGTGTTTGTCGCAGGAGCCGCGATCAAATGGCTGCGTGATGAGATGAAGCTGATCGAGAAAGCCGGTGATACCGAGAGAATAGCATTATCCGTTAAGGACAGCAATGGTGTCTATGTAGTTCCGGCATTTACCGGACTTGGTGCACCGTACTGGGATGCTTATGCCAGAGGTGCGATCCTGGGGCTGACCAGAGGAACGACAAGAGAGCACATCGTCCGGGCAACTGTAGAATCACTGGCATATGAGACTTACGATGTATTAAAAGCGATGGAGAGTGATTCCGGTATCAGCCTGAAGCAGTTACGTGTAGATGGTGGTGCAAGTGCAAATAACTTCCTGATGCAGTTTCAGGCAGATCTGCTGTCCGGCGAGATCATCCGTCCGGTTGTGACAGAGACGACAGCACTTGGTGCGGCTTATCTGGCAGGACTGGCAGTTGGATATTATGATGACATAGAAGAGATAAAGAGCAATTGGAGCGTAGAGCGGGCATTTACATCGGAGATCGATGAGGAGATGCGCCGGATGCGGCTTTCCGGTTGGGAGACTGCGGTAAAGCGGGTACTATTATAA
- a CDS encoding glycoside hydrolase family 3 C-terminal domain-containing protein: protein MTDKIKNILEQMTIEEKATMVCGASNFSTAAVPECGVPAIRMLDGGTGINYEQLIGDLILAWRQNPRDEEEAWLMKDFSATEERHVIFDYFRPDKLTEKEMKVWKKVRDHFKDQFVKNTTNNETTLAFVEMAGDAAADIMSPACFPCGMMLGATFNPDIVNMTGHALGREARAYGVHMLLGTPNINIHRDPLSGRLFEGFSEDPCLVSKLAPEYVKGVQEEGVAANIKHFAANNQEKNRQGINETISERALQEIYFPGFRACVEQGKPATVMSAYNKINGTACTQNKWLLDDILRKYWGFDGMVVSDWGAVYDPIAALKAGNDLNMPGVTADPTVVMEAVANGELTEEELDQNVARILELAETYAAPECYDMSAQYIMDMSKQAAYKTACEGIVMLKNENDIFPIQAKSKAGSDSVFETAVEDDLLSGVVLCGSGAIRLYDCGTGSAGITTDKDSSIYEGLIQNGVEVSIGIPAVGKRAGISTYICVARIPGMEGNDRKDMKLSAEDAQILNQMLDLKRENPLVKLGLILNVSGPVDLALWEHELDGIFCMFLPGMEGGHAMADILTGRVNPSGKLPLTFPKKYQDTPTYLNFPGDGYQVNYGEGIYVGYRYYDKKMVEPLYPFGHGLSYSHFEISNERAIGEQSPVEIIYPDGKVDNKKMPVFTDSIKIAVDVINQGPEEFSEGMEVVQLYISDPYASISKPVKELKAFKKIRLAYGDQEKVSFTLKKEDFASFDSDLHQWVAEEGIYNILIGNSSRNIVCSMPVYLDAKTAYSYSLMTPIKVLYENSVAKAHMNHLWLRLGLDPADIDYKYEYEPHTRLIDLVHLKCENPEQEALDEFDLRVGSLKRA from the coding sequence ATGACAGATAAGATCAAAAACATACTGGAACAAATGACAATAGAAGAAAAAGCCACTATGGTGTGCGGTGCAAGTAACTTCAGTACCGCAGCAGTTCCTGAGTGTGGTGTACCGGCGATCCGTATGCTGGATGGCGGAACGGGAATTAATTATGAACAGCTGATCGGCGATCTGATCCTTGCATGGAGACAGAATCCGAGGGATGAGGAAGAAGCATGGCTGATGAAAGACTTCAGTGCTACAGAAGAACGTCATGTTATATTTGATTATTTCCGTCCTGATAAGCTGACAGAAAAGGAAATGAAGGTCTGGAAGAAGGTTCGGGATCACTTCAAGGATCAGTTTGTAAAGAATACAACAAATAATGAGACAACACTGGCATTTGTAGAGATGGCAGGGGATGCTGCGGCAGACATTATGTCGCCTGCATGTTTTCCATGTGGGATGATGCTTGGGGCTACATTTAACCCGGATATCGTGAATATGACAGGACATGCACTTGGACGGGAAGCACGGGCGTATGGCGTGCATATGCTCCTTGGAACACCGAATATCAATATCCACAGAGATCCATTGAGTGGAAGATTATTTGAAGGTTTCTCAGAAGATCCGTGTCTGGTGTCGAAGCTTGCACCGGAGTATGTAAAGGGTGTGCAGGAGGAAGGAGTAGCGGCAAATATCAAGCATTTTGCTGCAAATAATCAGGAAAAGAACCGTCAGGGGATCAATGAGACGATATCGGAACGGGCGTTGCAGGAGATTTATTTTCCGGGCTTCCGTGCCTGTGTAGAGCAGGGAAAGCCGGCAACTGTAATGTCAGCATATAATAAGATCAATGGTACGGCATGTACACAGAATAAATGGCTGTTAGATGACATCCTGCGTAAATACTGGGGCTTTGACGGAATGGTTGTGTCAGATTGGGGCGCAGTCTACGATCCGATCGCAGCATTAAAAGCAGGAAATGACCTGAATATGCCGGGAGTTACAGCTGATCCTACAGTAGTCATGGAAGCAGTTGCAAATGGGGAACTGACCGAAGAAGAACTGGATCAGAATGTGGCGAGAATACTGGAACTGGCAGAGACTTACGCTGCACCGGAGTGCTATGATATGTCAGCGCAGTATATCATGGATATGTCGAAGCAGGCAGCCTATAAGACGGCTTGTGAGGGCATTGTTATGTTGAAAAATGAGAATGACATCTTTCCGATTCAGGCAAAGAGCAAGGCAGGAAGTGATTCGGTATTTGAGACAGCTGTGGAAGATGATCTTTTATCGGGTGTCGTTCTTTGCGGAAGCGGAGCTATCCGTTTATATGACTGTGGTACCGGAAGTGCAGGTATTACGACAGATAAGGACAGCAGCATCTACGAGGGGCTGATCCAGAATGGTGTCGAGGTGAGTATCGGAATACCGGCAGTAGGGAAGCGCGCAGGCATTTCCACCTATATCTGCGTTGCCAGAATACCGGGCATGGAAGGAAATGACCGGAAGGATATGAAGCTGTCCGCCGAGGATGCACAGATTTTGAATCAGATGTTAGATCTGAAACGGGAAAATCCACTTGTGAAGCTGGGACTTATCTTAAATGTAAGCGGACCGGTTGATCTGGCACTTTGGGAGCATGAGTTAGATGGCATCTTCTGTATGTTCTTACCGGGTATGGAAGGTGGACATGCAATGGCAGATATCTTAACCGGCAGAGTGAATCCATCCGGAAAGCTGCCGCTGACATTCCCAAAGAAATATCAGGATACACCGACGTATCTGAATTTCCCGGGTGACGGATATCAGGTCAATTATGGAGAAGGCATCTACGTCGGATACAGATATTATGATAAGAAGATGGTAGAGCCGTTGTATCCATTTGGACATGGATTATCCTACAGTCATTTTGAGATCAGCAATGAGCGTGCAATCGGAGAGCAGTCTCCGGTAGAGATCATTTACCCGGATGGCAAAGTAGATAATAAGAAAATGCCGGTATTTACGGATTCGATCAAGATCGCTGTGGATGTGATCAATCAGGGACCGGAAGAATTCTCTGAAGGTATGGAAGTTGTTCAGCTCTATATCAGTGATCCGTATGCATCCATCTCAAAGCCTGTAAAGGAATTGAAAGCGTTTAAGAAGATCCGGCTGGCATATGGCGACCAGGAGAAGGTCAGCTTTACTCTGAAAAAAGAGGACTTTGCTTCATTTGACAGTGACCTGCATCAGTGGGTGGCAGAGGAAGGAATCTATAATATCCTGATTGGAAACAGCTCCCGGAATATCGTGTGCAGCATGCCCGTCTATCTGGATGCAAAGACAGCGTACAGCTATAGTCTGATGACGCCGATCAAGGTGTTGTATGAGAATTCCGTGGCGAAAGCGCATATGAATCATCTGTGGCTCAGACTGGGGCTTGATCCGGCAGATATTGATTACAAATACGAATATGAGCCTCACACCAGACTGATCGATCTGGTTCATTTGAAATGTGAGAATCCGGAGCAGGAAGCACTGGATGAATTCGATCTTCGGGTTGGAAGCCTGAAGCGGGCGTAA